A genomic window from Thermococcus nautili includes:
- a CDS encoding DUF2391 family protein — MSESNADGMMNPEPEREVVELEKLRKSVEELTRQVARLEERRKPDSLGWDDIAQEIVGAITFALPFIFTGEVWDVAKDISVERSLAIFLMTIGLAYLFLTKAQLGNLKREEIFHVPKRLITVALISYAVSAVLIYLFGIDYIAHFDAVQYFNATVIISTFAVIGAIAVDMVR, encoded by the coding sequence ATGAGTGAATCCAATGCTGACGGGATGATGAACCCCGAACCTGAGCGCGAGGTGGTTGAACTGGAGAAACTCCGGAAGAGCGTTGAAGAGCTGACAAGACAGGTTGCCAGGCTGGAGGAGAGGAGAAAGCCCGACTCCCTTGGCTGGGACGATATAGCGCAGGAGATAGTTGGGGCGATAACCTTCGCGCTCCCCTTCATCTTCACGGGTGAGGTCTGGGACGTGGCAAAGGACATCTCGGTCGAGCGCTCGCTCGCCATCTTCCTCATGACGATTGGCCTCGCTTATCTCTTCCTCACCAAGGCCCAGCTCGGGAACCTGAAGCGCGAGGAAATCTTCCACGTTCCCAAGAGGCTTATAACCGTCGCCCTCATCTCCTACGCCGTTTCCGCGGTTCTAATCTACCTCTTCGGCATAGACTACATAGCTCACTTTGACGCGGTTCAGTACTTCAACGCGACGGTCATAATAAGCACCTTCGCGGTCATAGGCGCGATAGCGGTTGACATGGTGAGGTGA
- a CDS encoding DHH family phosphoesterase — MAVKDCPECHGTGKVKVGEKECPVCEGWGYVPADFKIGDKLKGYRNLDHLGVEDEVDEIPCPECHGKGTVPVYDTCPTCGGTGKVLVCDICGKIKEPWEPGMETTWVCPDCLRKYKVVFILDKTCDYEDVEIGSLYKGTIDRVERFGVFVKLNPHVVGLIKRKDLLGGREYLPGQEIIVQVLDVRPDKREIDLIESPQRHYKTVVVKKELPVTPIAELSKDMAGKTVRIQGRVTQIQVTGGPTVFTITDGTGITWAAAFEAPGVRAYPNINVGDIVEVIGKIAFHSGEIQIEVSDMARLWGPDAARVKQQIEAELDKRAQPKDVGFLVQSEVLEKLKPKIMKAAFMIRRAIFEGRPILLRHHSDTDGYTSGLALEYAIVPLIESISPDPQARWKLFKRRPSRAPFYELEDVLKDIIFMVEDHEKFGDPLPLVVIVDNGGTSEDIPAYKRIKAYGVPIVVIDHHDPREWISEDKAKVDEYVDVHVNPHHVKRGYYELTAGMLATEVARFVNPDVEDKIKHLPAIAGTGDRSKAPEFYQYLEIAKKAKGLTEEDLKKIAEVIDHEAFYWKFMDGHGIIDEILLLTGNLQRHRELINAIYPEVKEKQEKALRASLPHVKSVVLPNGIRFNTIDVELFAPKFSYPSPGKLSGLIHDHFKEKYGEDSPILTLAYGPDFAVVRASDGMAAYNFDLNAIIPRLQEKLPSAGIEGGGHSYAGSIKFFEGMRKEVLEEFAKEVVKLKRV, encoded by the coding sequence ATGGCGGTTAAGGACTGTCCCGAGTGTCACGGAACGGGAAAGGTCAAGGTAGGCGAGAAGGAGTGCCCCGTTTGCGAGGGCTGGGGCTACGTTCCGGCTGATTTCAAGATAGGCGACAAGCTGAAAGGTTACCGGAACCTTGACCACCTCGGCGTCGAGGACGAGGTTGATGAAATCCCCTGTCCAGAGTGTCACGGCAAGGGAACGGTTCCGGTTTACGACACCTGCCCAACCTGTGGCGGAACGGGCAAAGTCCTTGTCTGCGACATCTGCGGCAAGATAAAGGAGCCCTGGGAGCCGGGAATGGAAACGACGTGGGTCTGCCCGGACTGCCTCAGAAAGTACAAGGTCGTCTTCATACTCGACAAGACCTGCGACTACGAGGACGTTGAAATCGGCAGTCTCTACAAGGGGACAATCGACAGGGTCGAGCGCTTCGGAGTTTTCGTCAAGCTCAACCCGCACGTCGTTGGTCTAATCAAGAGGAAGGACCTCCTCGGCGGAAGGGAGTACCTGCCGGGACAGGAGATAATAGTTCAGGTTCTCGACGTCAGGCCAGACAAGAGGGAGATAGACCTCATCGAGTCACCCCAGAGGCACTACAAGACCGTCGTCGTCAAGAAGGAACTCCCCGTAACGCCGATAGCCGAGCTCAGCAAGGACATGGCCGGAAAGACCGTGAGGATACAGGGAAGGGTCACCCAGATACAGGTCACCGGGGGGCCGACGGTCTTCACGATAACCGACGGAACGGGAATAACCTGGGCGGCCGCCTTTGAGGCGCCGGGAGTGAGGGCCTACCCGAACATAAACGTCGGCGACATCGTCGAGGTCATAGGCAAGATAGCCTTCCACTCGGGCGAGATTCAGATTGAAGTCAGCGACATGGCGAGGCTCTGGGGACCCGATGCAGCGAGGGTGAAGCAGCAGATAGAGGCCGAGCTCGACAAGCGCGCCCAGCCGAAGGACGTGGGATTCCTCGTCCAGAGCGAGGTCTTGGAGAAGCTCAAACCGAAGATTATGAAAGCTGCCTTTATGATACGCAGGGCCATCTTCGAGGGCAGGCCGATTCTCCTGAGGCACCATTCGGATACCGACGGCTACACCTCAGGCCTGGCCCTTGAATACGCGATAGTCCCGCTGATAGAGAGCATCTCGCCGGACCCGCAGGCGAGGTGGAAGCTCTTCAAGCGCAGACCGAGCAGGGCTCCCTTCTACGAGCTGGAAGATGTGCTCAAGGACATAATCTTCATGGTCGAGGACCACGAGAAGTTCGGCGACCCGCTTCCGCTCGTTGTCATAGTGGACAACGGCGGAACGAGCGAGGACATTCCAGCTTACAAGAGGATAAAGGCCTACGGGGTTCCCATCGTCGTCATAGACCACCACGACCCGCGCGAGTGGATAAGCGAGGACAAGGCGAAGGTTGACGAGTACGTCGATGTTCACGTCAATCCGCACCACGTCAAGCGCGGTTACTACGAACTAACTGCCGGAATGCTTGCCACCGAGGTGGCCCGCTTCGTCAACCCCGACGTTGAGGACAAGATAAAGCACCTGCCAGCGATAGCTGGAACCGGCGACAGGAGCAAGGCGCCGGAGTTCTACCAGTACCTTGAGATTGCCAAGAAGGCGAAGGGCCTCACCGAGGAAGACCTGAAGAAGATTGCCGAGGTCATAGACCACGAGGCCTTCTACTGGAAGTTCATGGACGGGCACGGGATAATAGACGAGATTCTCCTCCTGACCGGGAACCTGCAGAGGCACCGCGAGCTGATAAACGCGATTTATCCAGAGGTCAAGGAGAAGCAGGAGAAGGCTTTAAGGGCCTCCCTGCCCCACGTCAAGAGCGTCGTTCTGCCCAACGGCATAAGGTTCAACACCATCGATGTCGAGCTCTTCGCACCGAAGTTCAGCTATCCTTCACCGGGCAAGCTGAGCGGTTTAATCCACGACCACTTCAAGGAGAAGTACGGCGAGGATTCTCCAATCTTAACCCTCGCCTACGGACCGGACTTCGCCGTGGTTAGAGCGAGCGACGGGATGGCGGCTTACAACTTCGACCTCAACGCCATAATCCCAAGGCTCCAGGAGAAGCTGCCTTCAGCTGGAATTGAAGGAGGAGGCCACAGCTACGCGGGGTCAATCAAATTCTTTGAGGGCATGCGCAAGGAAGTGCTTGAGGAGTTCGCCAAGGAAGTCGTGAAGCTGAAGAGGGTCTGA
- a CDS encoding MFS transporter produces the protein MSLQKYRGFSRDAWLLVVYSFISWLGGNIAWFILPFYMKSLGYTYGDVGVVFSASTLAQALALLFSGPLSAKLGYKRSILLGLGLMFSGRAIQVAFPSLLPLALGGALVGIGLAFESPSFTSLLSGEVSDEKRHYLFSLSSALGTIGSAVGLIIAGVLPRWLTYRETFALVLLVIPLRFLVILPTRPVLNGGRRIKLRGEILRRIAKFAVPQALIGLGAGIAIPYVGLWFNQRFGTSLESIGWLFAVQQFIMGLGTFLLPIVADRMGSVKTIVAFNGSASALIALMPLSPSFPVAALLYTVRTILMNIVNPIWSSFMMGFFSKEERSTAMALNNLSWTATFGVGQFIGGFIFDVSLTWPFFITALLYSLSMAVFWETFKKED, from the coding sequence ATGTCTCTGCAGAAGTACAGGGGATTTTCCAGGGACGCTTGGTTGCTGGTGGTTTACTCGTTCATATCCTGGCTAGGCGGGAACATAGCGTGGTTCATCCTGCCCTTCTACATGAAGTCCCTCGGCTACACCTACGGCGACGTCGGTGTGGTGTTCTCGGCATCAACACTCGCACAGGCACTGGCGCTCCTCTTCTCAGGCCCTTTGAGCGCTAAGCTCGGCTACAAGCGCTCCATCCTCCTCGGACTGGGGCTGATGTTCTCAGGGAGAGCCATCCAGGTGGCATTTCCTTCCCTCCTGCCCCTGGCTCTCGGCGGTGCCCTCGTTGGAATCGGTCTCGCCTTCGAGAGCCCGTCCTTCACTTCCCTCCTAAGCGGAGAGGTGAGCGACGAGAAGAGGCACTACCTGTTCAGCCTGTCCTCTGCACTTGGAACCATCGGCTCGGCGGTTGGACTAATCATCGCTGGAGTTCTCCCCCGGTGGCTGACGTACAGGGAAACGTTCGCCCTTGTCCTGCTTGTCATTCCCCTCCGCTTTCTGGTAATCCTTCCCACGAGACCAGTACTCAACGGCGGAAGGAGGATAAAGCTCCGGGGAGAAATCCTCCGGAGAATCGCGAAGTTCGCGGTTCCACAGGCGTTAATAGGCCTTGGAGCCGGAATAGCGATACCCTACGTTGGGCTGTGGTTCAATCAGCGCTTTGGGACGAGCCTTGAGAGCATCGGCTGGCTCTTCGCGGTTCAGCAGTTCATAATGGGTCTCGGCACGTTCCTCCTCCCAATCGTCGCGGACAGGATGGGCAGTGTGAAGACCATCGTGGCCTTCAACGGGAGCGCGAGCGCTTTGATAGCCCTCATGCCCCTCTCCCCAAGCTTTCCGGTCGCGGCGCTCCTGTACACCGTCAGGACAATCCTGATGAACATCGTCAACCCGATATGGAGCTCCTTCATGATGGGCTTCTTCAGCAAGGAAGAGCGCTCAACCGCGATGGCGCTCAACAACCTCTCCTGGACGGCCACCTTTGGAGTGGGCCAGTTCATCGGAGGTTTCATCTTCGACGTCTCACTAACATGGCCCTTCTTCATAACGGCTCTACTCTACTCGCTCTCGATGGCGGTCTTCTGGGAAACCTTCAAAAAAGAGGATTAG
- a CDS encoding methyl-accepting chemotaxis protein, with translation MRFRQKLYLVLVGTVITIMLIMALAQVRGIERMGNSMEKTMGPTITDQAKRIALLESEKYALMIDERLHPLQLVADSYAKSIASEYAVNEYLPGYTQSPTFWNTVEKKLTELKNSEGDIINAYYADSTGKLKIVPPAQLPPDFNATKSIWYRRAAENGSFWMEPYTDIITNKTVISYITPVVYNGVVEGVLGIDVDFSALSEEITSTRIGETGYLFVLSPNGTIVIHPRGELIGRVNVFTNESYVPLASAMKGEEKGVVEVELDGKVMVMAFARSRVTNWTIVAVAPKDELIGALVKSLDSAKSEASKNLIFSLGLASLIALGLVLAGVQYLRKALKPIEELTNAAELIAEGRLEEAKELVGSIDYPYRDDEIGKLLTAFEAISRDVIGTLNGVIQKLERLAEGDLSNGLSVEARGDLKNIIKALRETSAKMRTLIGNIRHIGLLLDQQASELAQIAENVRGSMEQVGEAIEQVSVEAQRQQESINEITEGMRLVAQVTEETSSIMEEFERAVEEVTRTASEGGRKGDEAIRDVESIKRSMDFIDEAVRAVSEMSKRIGEITQTIGNIAEQTNLLALNAAIEAARAGDAGKGFAVVAQEIRGLAEESKEAAEKIREIIAEMDEKVRRAVEETKKGVDTVSNSTETLKESLGYLGYIAEMIGSIGERVSEVKEQAERTKEEVEKALRALENLATSAEETTASAEEVSSAMQEQRAEIEALSEEARKLKEIARELRENVEQFRL, from the coding sequence TTGAGATTCAGGCAGAAGCTTTACCTCGTCCTCGTTGGGACCGTCATCACAATAATGCTCATTATGGCCCTGGCTCAGGTCAGGGGTATCGAGCGAATGGGAAACTCTATGGAAAAGACTATGGGGCCCACGATAACGGACCAGGCGAAGAGAATTGCCCTCCTTGAAAGTGAGAAGTATGCGCTCATGATTGACGAGCGGCTTCATCCTCTCCAGCTTGTTGCCGATTCCTACGCCAAGTCCATAGCCAGTGAGTACGCTGTCAACGAATACCTGCCGGGATACACCCAGAGCCCGACTTTCTGGAACACCGTTGAGAAAAAGCTGACTGAACTGAAAAACTCTGAAGGAGACATAATCAACGCCTACTACGCCGACAGCACTGGGAAATTGAAGATAGTCCCTCCCGCCCAGCTTCCGCCCGATTTCAACGCCACTAAGTCCATCTGGTACCGCAGGGCCGCGGAAAACGGTTCGTTCTGGATGGAACCCTACACCGACATAATCACGAACAAGACCGTGATAAGCTACATAACCCCCGTCGTATACAACGGCGTCGTTGAGGGTGTCCTTGGTATAGACGTTGACTTCTCCGCCCTTTCGGAGGAGATAACATCCACCAGAATTGGGGAGACAGGTTACCTCTTCGTCCTCAGCCCAAACGGCACGATTGTAATCCACCCCAGAGGAGAGCTCATTGGCAGGGTGAACGTCTTCACGAACGAAAGCTACGTTCCCCTAGCCAGCGCTATGAAGGGGGAGGAGAAGGGCGTCGTCGAGGTCGAGCTCGATGGTAAAGTAATGGTAATGGCCTTCGCTAGGAGCCGCGTCACGAACTGGACGATAGTTGCTGTTGCCCCAAAGGACGAGCTTATCGGCGCACTCGTGAAGTCCCTCGACAGCGCGAAGTCAGAGGCCTCCAAAAACCTCATCTTCAGCCTTGGTCTTGCCTCGCTGATAGCATTGGGTCTCGTGCTCGCTGGCGTTCAGTACCTGAGAAAAGCGTTGAAGCCGATAGAGGAACTCACGAACGCGGCGGAGCTGATAGCCGAGGGCAGGCTTGAGGAGGCAAAGGAACTCGTTGGCTCAATAGACTACCCCTACCGCGACGACGAGATTGGAAAGCTCCTTACCGCCTTTGAGGCAATCTCGCGCGACGTTATTGGAACCCTCAACGGCGTCATCCAGAAGCTCGAGCGCCTCGCCGAGGGCGACCTGAGCAACGGTTTGAGCGTCGAGGCAAGGGGAGACCTGAAGAACATAATAAAGGCCCTCCGCGAAACGTCGGCCAAGATGAGGACGCTGATAGGCAACATCCGCCACATTGGTCTACTGCTCGACCAGCAGGCAAGCGAACTGGCGCAGATTGCTGAAAACGTTCGCGGTTCGATGGAGCAGGTCGGTGAAGCCATAGAGCAGGTCAGCGTCGAAGCCCAGAGACAGCAGGAGAGCATCAACGAGATTACCGAGGGAATGCGCCTCGTTGCCCAGGTCACCGAAGAAACCTCAAGCATAATGGAGGAGTTTGAGAGGGCCGTCGAGGAGGTTACGAGGACGGCATCCGAGGGCGGACGGAAGGGCGATGAGGCAATACGGGACGTTGAGAGCATCAAGCGCTCGATGGACTTCATTGACGAGGCGGTGAGGGCCGTAAGTGAGATGAGCAAGAGGATAGGTGAGATAACCCAAACGATAGGGAACATCGCCGAGCAGACGAATCTCCTGGCTTTGAACGCCGCGATAGAGGCGGCACGTGCCGGAGACGCAGGAAAGGGCTTCGCGGTGGTTGCCCAGGAAATCCGCGGTCTGGCCGAGGAGAGCAAGGAGGCCGCGGAAAAGATACGCGAAATCATAGCCGAGATGGACGAGAAGGTCAGGAGGGCCGTTGAGGAAACGAAGAAGGGCGTTGACACGGTTTCAAACTCGACCGAGACCCTCAAGGAGAGCCTTGGCTACCTCGGATATATAGCTGAGATGATTGGCTCGATAGGCGAAAGGGTATCCGAGGTGAAGGAGCAGGCCGAGAGGACGAAGGAAGAAGTTGAGAAGGCCCTTAGAGCCCTTGAGAACCTCGCCACGAGCGCCGAAGAGACAACCGCCTCTGCCGAGGAAGTCAGCTCGGCGATGCAGGAGCAGAGGGCTGAGATAGAGGCCCTAAGCGAAGAGGCCAGGAAGCTCAAAGAGATAGCGCGGGAGCTCCGCGAGAACGTGGAGCAGTTCCGCCTCTAA
- a CDS encoding S-layer protein, protein MPMRRLETAMMVFLVGILLAVPLVSAGFNSVNTIVVLPTTKVVNNMPLHINEDAIAGAKLGAFLVLNGIETKTYTKTVTVPVEYHSILIPDENQTYILTSNDMPDLGLNLGTEPVGKTVVLRVNFSKVFYNSTKHAAEFLDRSVEILFNENTTPLDIGGNYKVVYTTVEGRDVMYFYDYRYSTGNTSSLGDWVKMGSWKIHFIDIDTKQLKTLVELYYPDGTVKLTSLLKDTYYLMYVLANGTFEVKEYSSNPTTVIDDLLKSGAKEVFLFTPTDFFVGINQAKMVTYDYWFYKKAKQYSDGDVYSGQWVWDIQPENDIYVLYLHVNGTEYPPVFIGSGSSLKIPVKGWNLKLVPVFNRTADGGAITGILGYRFVRSTYVTKSVSITAPAVTATNDVNSLIVNDTYILDNGLPKDKNVVIIGGWVSNRAWEVLEKAYGADKVNELKNELMSKGYIVAKLKNPYNPNYYVVILAGKTYRETAKAVEEFMKSSG, encoded by the coding sequence ATGCCCATGAGGCGACTTGAAACTGCGATGATGGTGTTTTTGGTCGGGATTCTTCTGGCCGTGCCTTTGGTAAGTGCCGGGTTCAACTCGGTTAACACAATAGTCGTTCTCCCGACCACCAAAGTTGTTAACAACATGCCCCTCCATATAAATGAAGACGCCATAGCAGGCGCAAAGCTCGGAGCATTTTTGGTGCTCAATGGAATTGAAACCAAGACGTACACAAAGACCGTTACTGTGCCTGTTGAGTACCACAGCATTCTCATACCCGATGAAAATCAGACTTACATACTGACCAGCAACGATATGCCCGACCTGGGACTGAACCTTGGCACTGAACCCGTTGGGAAGACCGTTGTGCTTAGAGTCAACTTTTCAAAAGTGTTCTACAATTCCACCAAACACGCAGCCGAGTTCCTTGATAGGAGCGTTGAAATACTTTTCAACGAGAACACTACTCCACTCGACATTGGGGGCAACTACAAAGTTGTCTATACAACCGTTGAGGGCAGAGATGTCATGTACTTCTATGACTACCGGTACTCAACCGGCAACACGAGCTCGCTTGGCGACTGGGTGAAAATGGGAAGCTGGAAGATTCACTTTATAGACATAGACACCAAGCAGTTAAAGACACTTGTTGAGCTCTACTATCCAGATGGAACCGTAAAACTTACGAGCCTCCTCAAGGACACATACTACCTAATGTACGTCCTCGCAAACGGAACCTTTGAGGTCAAAGAGTACTCCTCAAACCCAACTACTGTCATTGATGACCTTCTCAAAAGTGGTGCAAAAGAGGTCTTCCTCTTTACCCCGACAGACTTTTTCGTTGGAATAAACCAGGCCAAGATGGTGACCTACGACTACTGGTTCTACAAAAAAGCCAAACAGTACAGCGATGGCGACGTTTACAGCGGCCAGTGGGTCTGGGACATTCAGCCGGAGAACGACATATACGTGCTCTACCTCCACGTCAACGGAACGGAATACCCACCGGTGTTCATCGGTTCGGGCTCCTCCCTTAAGATTCCGGTCAAGGGATGGAACCTAAAGCTCGTCCCGGTCTTCAACAGAACCGCAGACGGCGGGGCAATAACCGGAATCCTCGGGTACAGATTCGTCAGGAGCACGTACGTCACCAAGAGCGTCTCGATTACCGCGCCTGCCGTAACGGCGACGAACGATGTAAACTCCCTCATAGTCAACGACACATACATCCTCGACAACGGCCTTCCGAAGGACAAAAACGTCGTGATAATCGGAGGGTGGGTGAGCAACAGGGCCTGGGAGGTCCTTGAGAAAGCCTACGGCGCAGACAAGGTCAACGAGCTCAAGAACGAGCTTATGAGCAAGGGCTACATTGTGGCCAAGCTCAAGAACCCGTACAATCCGAACTACTACGTGGTAATCCTTGCAGGAAAGACCTACCGTGAAACCGCGAAGGCCGTTGAGGAGTTCATGAAATCTTCGGGCTGA
- a CDS encoding DUF3226 domain-containing protein encodes MKVVTGKRWEAFADSAVLFPEYSKNRDELINFVNSLKGDETIVTASLELVDLIANRFRKGEENVLIYSDTGRSITLKETYELRKYIEFDVRGGFSGENARASVLFVEGKTDAKFFKAVFKKLFEFRESRNAPYQFRFIERVFERDNFDLLRRESDGAYLAVIPSEGNSGVIRNLGNFLKAMEAFDFSVDRLGVAVDIDESRESALASIAGKLSGFEHETTTRGYLVGKIEVIPLVIGLPFEDGLIEWKKPTVEDLMLHLIEREGLLDKVRPGIKALNESLGRKLKPKEVMYLALSAYGHWGNLEGFYELFVMRSRFRNLKAVLREAGLMEGLRYLAFSER; translated from the coding sequence ATGAAAGTAGTAACTGGAAAGCGCTGGGAGGCCTTTGCCGATAGTGCCGTTCTCTTCCCAGAGTACTCGAAGAACCGCGACGAGCTGATTAACTTCGTGAACTCGCTGAAGGGCGACGAGACCATCGTCACGGCCAGTTTAGAGCTGGTAGACCTGATAGCGAACCGCTTTAGGAAGGGCGAGGAGAACGTTCTAATCTACTCGGACACAGGGAGGAGCATAACGCTCAAGGAGACCTACGAGCTGAGGAAATACATCGAGTTCGACGTTCGCGGGGGCTTCTCGGGGGAAAATGCCAGGGCGAGCGTCCTCTTCGTCGAGGGGAAGACCGACGCCAAGTTCTTCAAGGCCGTCTTCAAGAAGCTCTTCGAGTTCAGGGAGAGCCGAAATGCCCCGTACCAGTTCAGGTTTATAGAGCGTGTCTTTGAGCGCGACAACTTCGACCTCCTCAGGCGGGAATCGGACGGGGCTTACCTCGCCGTTATCCCGAGCGAGGGCAACTCCGGGGTAATTAGAAACCTCGGAAACTTCCTAAAAGCCATGGAGGCCTTTGATTTCAGCGTTGACAGGCTCGGCGTTGCGGTTGACATAGACGAGAGCAGGGAAAGCGCCCTCGCCTCGATAGCGGGGAAGCTCTCTGGCTTTGAGCACGAAACGACCACGAGGGGCTACCTCGTCGGAAAAATCGAGGTGATTCCGCTCGTCATTGGACTGCCCTTCGAGGACGGGCTGATAGAGTGGAAGAAACCGACGGTCGAGGACCTGATGCTCCACCTCATCGAGCGCGAGGGACTGCTCGACAAGGTCAGGCCGGGCATTAAAGCCCTCAACGAGAGCCTCGGGAGAAAGCTCAAGCCCAAGGAGGTCATGTATCTGGCCTTATCGGCCTACGGCCACTGGGGCAACCTCGAGGGCTTCTACGAGCTGTTCGTCATGCGCTCCAGGTTCAGGAACCTCAAGGCGGTTCTGAGGGAAGCAGGGCTTATGGAGGGCCTCAGATACCTCGCATTCTCAGAGCGCTGA
- a CDS encoding HAD family hydrolase, with translation MKLVSFDVWNTLLDIEVMLDALTVELTKLMGACILDVAEGIMLTRERIKAMRARGEGDPRRALEESQEMLADLLGIDVELVKRAAARAVLKVDEEIVLPGAKKALEGVKRKGLKVTVTGNVMFWPGSYTRLLLERFGLMNYIDKTFFADEVGAFKPLPEMFRKPLETFNVKPEEAIHIGDTKAEDFEGALRAGLWAVWINPEAEGVRRIHERGFEVPSVEGILEVLERIENGE, from the coding sequence GTGAAGCTCGTCTCATTCGACGTCTGGAACACCCTCCTCGACATAGAGGTCATGCTCGATGCCCTCACGGTGGAGCTGACGAAGCTTATGGGAGCATGCATACTCGACGTGGCCGAGGGAATAATGCTGACGCGCGAGAGGATAAAGGCCATGCGCGCCAGAGGTGAAGGCGACCCGAGGCGGGCCTTGGAGGAGAGCCAGGAGATGCTGGCAGATTTACTCGGAATAGACGTCGAGCTGGTGAAGCGGGCCGCGGCAAGGGCGGTCCTCAAGGTCGATGAGGAGATAGTGCTCCCCGGAGCCAAAAAGGCTCTTGAGGGCGTCAAGAGGAAGGGCCTGAAAGTTACCGTCACGGGCAACGTGATGTTCTGGCCGGGTTCATACACGAGGCTTCTGCTCGAGCGCTTCGGGCTCATGAACTACATCGACAAAACCTTCTTCGCCGACGAAGTCGGGGCCTTCAAACCCCTCCCCGAGATGTTCAGGAAACCCCTGGAGACCTTCAACGTGAAGCCTGAGGAGGCCATACACATCGGCGACACGAAGGCGGAGGACTTTGAAGGTGCATTAAGGGCCGGCCTCTGGGCGGTCTGGATTAATCCAGAGGCCGAAGGCGTGAGGAGAATCCACGAGAGGGGCTTCGAGGTGCCCAGTGTAGAGGGGATTTTAGAGGTTTTGGAGAGAATAGAAAACGGGGAATAA